One part of the Coffea eugenioides isolate CCC68of chromosome 10, Ceug_1.0, whole genome shotgun sequence genome encodes these proteins:
- the LOC113749499 gene encoding protein RADIALIS-like 3: MASSSMTSSRSSSQSWTAKQNKQFEEALATYDKDTPDRWYNIARAVGGKSEEEVRRHYEVLVKDIMQIESDQVPLPNYRSMASNGRGYANEQRLLKNLKLQ; the protein is encoded by the exons ATGGCATCCAGTTCCATGACATCTTCGCGCAGCTCTTCTCAGTCCTGGACTGCAAAGCAGAACAAGCAATTTGAGGAGGCCTTGGCTACCTATGACAAGGACACTCCTGATCGCTGGTATAACATCGCCAGGGCCGTGGGTGGAAAATCAGAAGAGGAAGTCAGGAGGCACTATGAGGTCCTTGTAAAGGACATCATGCAAATAGAATCAGACCAAGTTCCCTTGCCTAACTACAGGTCCATGGCAAGCAATGGCAGAGGATATGCTAACGAGCAGAG GCTTTTGAAGAATCTAAAGCTACAGTAG
- the LOC113749311 gene encoding zinc-finger homeodomain protein 2-like, protein MALAGEDKEMRIPSGSLGYDPLENLEHSTATHHNHHIQHPEDQLIHQEKSSRGPGATAAALSSGGSKSKTPTPTAGRSHSTSSTRYRECLKNHAASIGGNVTDGCGEFMPSGEEGTLEAFKCAACHCHRNFHRKESSGDGAIVVHQLPLPPPLPSPSMNQHRGESMNVHANHWTTMVQPVKMAFGGGSASAATDSSSEELNFNAYQSTSVPPPPQFVLAKKRFRTKFSQEQKDKMLAFAEKLGWRIPREDDTEVQRFCSEVGVKRQVFKVWMHNNKNSAKKNPQES, encoded by the coding sequence ATGGCTCTAGCTGGTGAGGATAAGGAAATGAGAATACCATCAGGTTCTTTAGGTTATGACCCACTTGAAAACCTAGAGCATAGCACCGCCACCCATCATAACCATCATATTCAGCATCCCGAAGACCAGCTGATTCACCAAGAGAAATCTTCCCGAGGCCCCGGTGCAACTGCAGCTGCACTGAGTTCAGGTGGATCTAAATCCAAAACTCCAACTCCCACAGCTGGAAGAAGTCATAGCACTAGTAGTACTAGATACCGCGAATGCCTCAAGAACCACGCTGCTAGCATTGGCGGAAATGTTACAGATGGTTGCGGAGAATTCATGCCCAGCGGTGAAGAAGGAACCCTCGAGGCCTTCAAGTGCGCTGCTTGTCACTGCCACCGCAACTTCCACCGCAAAGAATCCAGTGGAGACGGTGCAATTGTGGTGCACCAGCTCCCACTTCCGCCGCCGCTGCCCTCTCCGTCCATGAACCAACATCGTGGGGAGTCCATGAACGTGCACGCTAACCACTGGACTACTATGGTTCAGCCAGTGAAGATGGCTTTTGGAGGTGGGAGTGCAAGTGCAGCCACAGATTCTTCAAGTGAGGAGCTGAATTTCAACGCCTACCAGTCAACATCAGTTCCTCCACCCCCGCAATTTGTTCTTGCAAAGAAGAGGTTTCGGACTAAGTTTTCTCAGGAGCAGAAGGATAAGATGCTGGCATTTGCCGAGAAACTCGGATGGAGGATTCCAAGGGAAGATGATACTGAAGTGCAAAGGTTTTGCAGTGAGGTTGGAGTGAAAAGACAAGTTTTTAAGGTTTGGATGCACAACAACAAGAATTCTGCCAAAAAGAACCCTCAAGAATCATAA
- the LOC113749201 gene encoding uncharacterized protein LOC113749201 has protein sequence MAIHFTITSSNSPLRYTSTMHFENYDPCFPDQPVVDLYLQIWGKLPAFKSKPAFIWAEDDSASSGTGASTCSAITYQQLNNSADCISSQLLLPLQRGDTVVVMCAPGLELVEIIFGCQRAGLLSVPVVPPDPSFAEDNYHHLVRVISQTKPKAAIANHCYIERVKQYKSSPSTNKQLSEWLQKLSWISIEAIKGKKLDGNSNSVPYSGCKAEEVYLIQYTSGATGIPKPVLVTAGAAAHNVRAARKAYDLHPNSVIVSWLPQYHDCGLMFLLLTVVSGATSVLTSPATFLKRPRIWLELITFFRATCTPVPSFTLPLVLKRGGVARGTIPINLESMKNLIVINEPIYKDAVEEFIQVFRRFGLNPSAISPSYGLAENCTFVSTAWRIGRNNNLPTHNKLLPSARLISFDKDEEEDIEILVVNEETQEPVEDGTEGEIWISSPSNASGYLGHPSLSREVFNGMLSKRVGRCYVRTGDRGVVIGDDRYLFVTGRISDIIKLPNGQELHPHYIETAAYNSHPKILRGGCIAAFMVSGTLAIVAEIQNFERERRAMRNICEGIRKSIMEEESVAVGLIVLAESGSVPKTTSGKIRRWLAKENLIRAKIRTIMQMELKEENCDLAVSKKINHSREEGKGETCKLKGKGEVVAEHKLGGIILSLSEAPTKGPLLSSL, from the coding sequence ATGGCAATTCATTTCACCATCACCTCATCAAATTCTCCACTAAGATATACTAGCACAATGCACTTCGAGAACTACGATCCTTGTTTCCCTGATCAGCCAGTGGTTGATCTTTACCTCCAAATATGGGGAAAATTGCCAGCTTTCAAGTCCAAACCAGCTTTCATTTGGGCCGAAGATGATTCAGCTTCTTCAGGCACCGGGGCTAGCACTTGCTCAGCCATCACCTATCAGCAGCTGAACAATTCAGCGGATTGCATTTCCTCCCAGCTGTTACTTCCGCTGCAAAGGGGTGATACTGTGGTTGTGATGTGTGCTCCAGGACTGGAACTCGTAGAGATCATTTTTGGGTGTCAAAGAGCTGGCCTTTTGTCTGTTCCTGTTGTCCCTCCAGACCCGTCTTTTGCTGAAGATAATTATCACCACCTCGTCAGAGTTATATCCCAGACAAAGCCTAAAGCTGCCATTGCAAATCATTGTTATATCGAGCGCGTTAAGCAGTATAAATCTTCACCTTCGACCAATAAACAACTCTCTGAGTGGTTGCAGAAGCTTAGCTGGATTTCAATTGAGGCTATTAAAGGCAAGAAACTGGACGGGAACTCGAATTCAGTACCGTACAGCGGTTGCAAAGCTGAAGAGGTGTACCTGATTCAGTACACTTCTGGTGCCACAGgaattccaaaaccagttcTTGTAACGGCGGGTGCAGCTGCTCACAATGTTAGAGCAGCAAGGAAAGCTTATGATCTGCATCCCAATAGCGTTATTGTTTCTTGGTTGCCTCAGTACCATGATTGTGGCCTCATGTTCTTGCTACTTACCGTAGTGTCAGGAGCAACCAGTGTCTTAACATCGCCAGCTACATTCTTAAAAAGGCCCCGAATATGGCTCGAGTTGATTACCTTTTTCAGGGCAACTTGCACTCCCGTTCCATCTTTCACATTACCTCTTGTTCTTAAGCGAGGTGGGGTTGCTCGGGGAACAATTCCTATAAACTTGGAAAGCATGAAGAACTTAATTGTCATCAATGAGCCAATATACAAAGATGCTGTTGAAGAATTCATTCAAGTATTTAGGAGATTTGGGCTGAATCCATCAGCCATCTCTCCATCTTATGGCTTAGCAGAGAATTGCACGTTCGTTTCTACGGCATGGAGAATCGGCAGAAATAACAATTTGCCAACTCACAATAAGCTCTTACCTAGTGCGAGGCTCATTTCTTTTGACAAAGATGAGGAAGAAGATATTGAAATTCTAGTTGTCAATGAAGAAACGCAAGAGCCTGTCGAGGATGGAACAGAAGGTGAGATATGGATATCATCTCCGAGCAATGCCTCTGGCTACCTTGGCCATCCTTCTCTGAGTAGAGAGGTATTCAATGGGATGCTCAGCAAGAGAGTGGGGCGGTGCTATGTCCGAACTGGAGATAGAGGAGTTGTCATTGGAGATGATAGGTATTTATTCGTGACAGGTCGAATTTCAGACATCATTAAACTCCCAAATGGTCAAGAATTGCATCCTCATTACATAGAAACTGCAGCTTACAACAGTCATCCGAAAATACTCCGAGGAGGCTGTATTGCAGCATTTATGGTTTCAGGAACTCTAGCTATTGTTGCAgagattcaaaattttgaaagagaACGAAGAGCTATGAGGAACATATGTGAAGGGATAAGGAAATCTATCATGGAAGAAGAGAGCGTAGCAGTTGGACTGATCGTTCTTGCTGAAAGTGGAAGTGTTCCAAAGACTACTTCTGGCAAAATACGGAGATGGTTAGCTAAGGAGAACCTGATAAGGGCCAAAATTCGTACAATAATGCAGATGGAATTAAAAGAGGAAAATTGTGATTTAGCAGTTAGCAAGAAGATAAATCATTCAAGAGAAGAAGGGAAGGGAGAAACATGCAAACTTAAGGGGAAGGGTGAGGTTGTAGCAGAGCACAAGCTAGGAGGGATCATCCTTTCGCTATCAGAAGCTCCAACTAAAGGACCCTTGCTATCTTCTCTATAG